A genomic region of Azoarcus sp. KH32C contains the following coding sequences:
- a CDS encoding MtrB/PioB family decaheme-associated outer membrane protein: MNNINSAFRLSALATALLAIYGPAAADDAEIRQLSQPDSSVSVGLGHWNDDRFQQGIYDGMRSRGFYGLIDADIRKRDEASGTWYTFEGERLGLDTRRFRGEVLQQGNIGASVSYSRIDRDNPLQIHTGLQGIGHENMTISGSGANALPLRNVGLGVQRDLLQAGFYKNLMRDVDLKVSFKNEEKDGTRNWGMGSNPYFLVEPIDSTTRQLDVTVEYTGERLQLAGGYAGSWYGNHDSLVMATIKGAAQPGSVSSPNPTPLTLPLDNEAHQFFINAGYSFTPSTRATLKLQRSVATQDENLPTWNLAAPNNRFVDAPRSLDGKIVNSLVELGLTSRATSDLTLNGMLRYYDSDDRTPIAGFVGSNTTHVATVHDTPFSYTTKSGKFEASYRLPERFKLIAGVDVKDQDRSVNKFINERYVPYREQIDETTYRLQLRRSMSDTLNGSVTYLYSKRDGSSYVPPQEADIFNLINPLHLADRTRNKWRLSLDWAPVNAFNLQFNVEDAQDEYGHKDERPYGLRDGRATLVSVDARYSLSDVWQLTGWLSHDMTRARQLAGRWDRTTLVFEMEKDAVLKDKGDSVGLGLRGGFGEKVKVGADVQWTRTRSFYDETATLSGLGGLQAIYPTSAGVTAVPLPDIENKLVRISMFAKYAVTKDADVRLDLIHEQWKTDDWTWSFADGSPFTYGTTVDRTSVSIKPKENANFIGMRYIVRFQ; the protein is encoded by the coding sequence ATGAACAACATCAACAGTGCATTCAGGTTGAGCGCGCTGGCCACGGCCCTGCTCGCCATCTACGGACCGGCCGCCGCCGACGACGCCGAGATCCGGCAGTTGTCGCAGCCCGACAGCAGCGTTTCGGTCGGCCTCGGCCACTGGAACGACGACCGCTTCCAGCAAGGCATCTACGACGGTATGCGCAGCCGCGGCTTCTACGGTCTGATCGATGCCGACATCCGCAAGCGCGACGAAGCGAGCGGCACCTGGTACACCTTCGAAGGCGAGCGCCTCGGTCTCGACACCCGCCGGTTCCGGGGCGAGGTGCTGCAGCAGGGCAATATCGGGGCTTCGGTGAGCTATTCGCGCATCGACCGCGACAATCCGCTGCAGATCCATACCGGATTGCAGGGAATCGGCCACGAGAACATGACGATCAGCGGTTCTGGCGCCAATGCGCTGCCCTTGCGCAACGTCGGGCTCGGCGTCCAACGTGACCTGCTCCAGGCGGGCTTCTACAAGAACCTGATGCGCGACGTCGACCTCAAGGTCAGCTTCAAGAACGAGGAGAAGGACGGCACGCGCAACTGGGGCATGGGCAGCAACCCCTATTTCCTCGTCGAGCCGATCGACAGCACGACGCGCCAGCTCGACGTCACGGTCGAATACACGGGCGAACGCCTGCAGCTCGCGGGTGGCTACGCGGGCAGCTGGTATGGCAATCACGACTCGTTGGTGATGGCGACGATCAAGGGCGCGGCCCAGCCGGGCAGCGTCAGCAGCCCGAATCCGACGCCGCTGACGCTGCCGCTCGACAACGAGGCGCACCAGTTCTTCATCAACGCGGGCTACTCCTTTACGCCCTCGACCCGCGCGACGCTGAAGCTCCAGCGCAGCGTCGCGACGCAGGACGAGAACCTGCCGACCTGGAATCTGGCGGCGCCGAACAACCGCTTCGTCGATGCGCCGCGCAGCCTGGACGGCAAGATCGTGAACTCGCTGGTCGAGCTCGGGCTGACCTCGCGCGCGACGAGCGACCTGACGCTGAACGGCATGCTGCGCTATTACGACTCTGACGACCGCACGCCGATCGCCGGCTTCGTCGGCAGCAACACGACCCACGTCGCGACCGTGCATGACACGCCGTTTTCCTACACGACGAAGAGCGGCAAATTCGAGGCCTCCTACCGGTTGCCCGAGCGCTTCAAGCTGATCGCCGGCGTCGACGTGAAGGACCAGGACCGCTCGGTGAACAAGTTCATCAACGAGCGCTACGTGCCCTACCGCGAACAGATCGACGAGACGACCTACCGGCTGCAACTGCGGCGTTCGATGTCGGACACGCTCAACGGCTCGGTCACCTACCTGTACAGCAAGCGCGACGGTTCGAGCTACGTGCCGCCGCAGGAAGCCGACATCTTCAACCTGATCAACCCGCTGCACCTCGCGGACCGCACGCGCAACAAGTGGCGGCTGTCGCTCGACTGGGCGCCGGTCAATGCCTTCAACCTGCAGTTCAATGTCGAGGACGCCCAGGACGAGTATGGCCACAAGGACGAGCGCCCCTACGGGCTGCGCGACGGCCGCGCGACGCTGGTGTCGGTCGATGCCCGTTACTCGCTCAGCGACGTCTGGCAGCTGACCGGCTGGCTGTCGCATGACATGACGCGCGCGCGCCAACTTGCCGGCCGTTGGGACCGCACGACGCTGGTCTTCGAAATGGAGAAGGATGCCGTCCTCAAGGACAAGGGCGATTCGGTCGGCCTCGGCTTGCGCGGCGGCTTCGGCGAGAAGGTCAAGGTCGGCGCCGACGTGCAATGGACGCGCACACGCAGCTTCTACGACGAAACGGCGACGCTTTCCGGCCTGGGCGGCTTGCAGGCGATCTATCCGACCTCGGCCGGCGTCACGGCCGTGCCGCTGCCCGACATCGAGAACAAGCTGGTGCGGATCTCGATGTTCGCGAAGTACGCCGTCACCAAGGACGCGGACGTCCGGCTCGACCTCATCCACGAGCAGTGGAAGACCGACGACTGGACCTGGAGCTTTGCCGACGGGTCGCCCTTCACCTACGGCACGACCGTCGATCGCACGAGCGTGTCGATCAAGCCGAAGGAGAACGCGAACTTCATCGGCATGCGCTACATCGTCAGGTTCCAGTGA
- a CDS encoding DmsE family decaheme c-type cytochrome — protein sequence MRPREWGRLAALCAVLGGIFMLASPVAAAPERAADQDKGLVLRGDKRCTECHDESDAPEQLAIGKTKHGTVADKRTPSCVSCHGESERHVKEAGRGSKAAPPVDVGFSSKNPASAEARDAACLACHQGSTRIFWQNSTHSRRDVTCTSCHKIHDGHDKVRQASTQPEVCMGCHKEQRAQFLRPTHHPVPEGAISCSSCHNVHGDNPSQLVKASVNETCFSCHMEKRGPFVHNHQPVAEDCSICHNAHGTNIPNLLKARPPYLCQECHSHESHPGQLAGVPTGPTTNTALLGTAGRGCMNCHTNIHGGNSTINNATAGRFRR from the coding sequence ATGAGACCAAGGGAATGGGGGCGGCTCGCCGCCCTGTGTGCCGTGCTGGGCGGCATCTTCATGCTGGCCTCGCCCGTGGCGGCGGCACCCGAGCGGGCGGCGGATCAGGACAAGGGGCTGGTGCTGCGCGGCGACAAGCGCTGTACCGAATGCCATGACGAATCGGACGCGCCCGAGCAGCTCGCGATCGGCAAGACCAAGCACGGCACCGTCGCCGACAAGCGCACGCCGAGCTGCGTGTCCTGTCACGGCGAGAGCGAGCGGCACGTCAAGGAGGCCGGGCGCGGCTCGAAGGCGGCCCCGCCGGTCGATGTCGGCTTCAGCAGCAAGAATCCCGCGAGCGCCGAAGCGCGCGACGCGGCCTGCCTCGCCTGTCACCAGGGCAGTACCCGCATTTTCTGGCAGAACAGCACGCACAGCCGGCGCGATGTTACCTGTACCTCCTGCCACAAGATCCACGACGGCCACGACAAGGTGCGGCAGGCCTCGACCCAGCCCGAAGTGTGCATGGGCTGCCACAAGGAACAGCGCGCGCAATTCCTCCGTCCGACACACCACCCGGTGCCGGAAGGCGCGATCAGCTGCTCGTCCTGCCACAACGTCCACGGCGACAACCCCTCGCAACTCGTCAAGGCGAGCGTCAACGAGACCTGCTTCTCCTGCCACATGGAAAAGCGCGGTCCCTTTGTGCATAACCACCAGCCGGTCGCCGAGGACTGCAGCATCTGCCACAACGCGCACGGCACGAACATCCCGAACCTGCTGAAGGCGCGTCCTCCCTACCTGTGTCAGGAATGCCACAGCCACGAGAGCCATCCGGGCCAGCTTGCGGGAGTGCCCACCGGGCCGACCACGAACACCGCGCTGCTCGGGACCGCGGGTCGCGGCTGCATGAACTGCCACACCAACATCCACGGCGGCAACAGCACTATCAACAACGCCACCGCCGGACGTTTCCGTCGCTGA
- a CDS encoding c-type cytochrome produces the protein MLQSGNRSCHRLVAALAGAALLTFAAGASAGMSDDAAKKLLKSNDCFKCHALDKTKKGPSYEKIAAKYKGKPDAVEKLNHNLTDSPKVKLEDGTEEEHKVLKTDSPQEKSELIKWILAR, from the coding sequence GTGCTGCAATCAGGAAACCGCTCGTGCCACCGCCTCGTCGCCGCCCTCGCCGGTGCCGCCCTGCTGACCTTTGCTGCCGGCGCCTCGGCCGGCATGAGCGACGACGCGGCCAAGAAGCTGCTCAAGAGCAACGACTGCTTCAAGTGCCACGCGCTCGACAAAACCAAGAAAGGTCCGTCCTACGAGAAGATCGCCGCCAAGTACAAGGGTAAGCCCGACGCCGTCGAAAAGCTCAACCACAATCTCACCGATTCCCCGAAGGTCAAGCTCGAGGACGGCACAGAAGAAGAACACAAGGTCTTGAAGACCGATTCCCCGCAAGAGAAGAGCGAGCTCATCAAATGGATTCTCGCTCGCTAG
- a CDS encoding N-acetylmuramoyl-L-alanine amidase, whose translation MQLRHITGPLWLAAELFAAPGPVSADAAEPALVAIDVGHSLAAPGATSARGRREFEFNRELAQAVAAALTRLELRTVIVNEDGKIGSLAERPAQVPHADLLISIHHDSVGEEELSDWMWEGQPQRYSDRWKGHSLFVSRRNPDPERSLLCASAIGARLQRAGFEPTDKNARRREYADPQHAVHYYDDLVVLYRAQQPALLFEAGVIRHREEELALRDPQHQAAMASEIATGVAACLMAGR comes from the coding sequence TTGCAACTTCGACACATTACCGGCCCGCTTTGGCTCGCGGCGGAACTCTTTGCGGCGCCCGGGCCGGTCTCGGCAGATGCGGCCGAACCGGCGCTCGTCGCGATCGACGTCGGCCACAGCCTTGCGGCGCCCGGCGCGACGAGCGCCCGCGGGCGCCGGGAGTTCGAGTTCAACCGGGAGTTGGCGCAGGCGGTCGCGGCGGCACTGACGCGACTCGAGCTGCGTACCGTGATCGTCAATGAAGACGGGAAGATCGGCTCGCTCGCCGAGCGTCCGGCGCAGGTGCCGCACGCGGATCTGCTGATCTCGATCCACCACGACTCGGTGGGCGAGGAGGAATTGTCGGACTGGATGTGGGAAGGCCAGCCGCAGCGCTACAGCGACCGCTGGAAGGGGCACTCGCTATTCGTGTCGCGCCGCAATCCGGACCCGGAACGCAGCCTGCTGTGCGCCTCGGCGATCGGCGCACGGCTGCAGCGCGCGGGTTTCGAGCCGACGGACAAGAACGCGCGCCGGCGCGAATACGCGGACCCGCAGCACGCGGTGCATTACTACGACGACCTGGTTGTGCTGTACCGGGCGCAGCAGCCGGCGCTGCTGTTCGAAGCCGGCGTGATCCGGCATCGGGAAGAGGAACTGGCGCTGCGCGATCCGCAGCATCAGGCCGCGATGGCGAGCGAGATCGCCACCGGGGTCGCCGCCTGCCTGATGGCGGGGCGCTGA
- a CDS encoding peptide chain release factor 3, whose protein sequence is MADIPYPPELLRDVEKRRTFGIISHPDAGKTTLTEKLLLFGGAIQLAGTVKARKSARHATSDWMEVEKQRGISVTSSVMQFEYQGHTINLLDTPGHQDFSEDTYRVLTAVDAAVMVIDAAKGVEAQTIKLLEVCRLRNTPIITFVNKMDREVRETFDLLQEIESVLKIDCAPITWPIGMGKTFRGVYHLLEDRVLRFAAGEEKRTEAEVIKGIANAQLDELFPLEVGKLREEVDLIQGASPPFSLGDFLAGKQTPVFFGSGINNFGVQEILQALLDWAPPPQPRDAGSRQVQPAEAPFTGFVFKIQANMDPKHRDRIAFFRICSGRYSSGMKVKHVRAGRDMKLANALTFMANERVLMDDGVAGDIIGIHNHGQLHIGDTLTEGENLGYKGIPYFSPELFSAARLRDPLKSKQLQKGLQELGEEGAIQVFEQEGGNMLLGAVGQLQFEVVAQRLKDEYKVDAIFEPCDIHTARWLSFPDEVTRRNFEREQAMRIGKDVDGNPVYLATSRYNLEVTMEKWPKVAFHATREHGQKVS, encoded by the coding sequence ATGGCCGACATCCCCTATCCGCCCGAACTGCTGCGCGACGTCGAGAAGCGCCGCACCTTCGGCATCATCTCCCACCCCGACGCGGGCAAGACCACGCTGACCGAAAAGCTGCTGCTGTTCGGCGGCGCGATCCAGCTCGCCGGCACCGTCAAGGCGCGAAAGAGCGCCCGCCACGCCACTTCCGACTGGATGGAAGTCGAAAAGCAGCGCGGCATCTCGGTGACCAGCTCGGTGATGCAGTTCGAGTACCAGGGGCACACCATCAACCTGCTCGACACGCCGGGCCACCAGGACTTCTCCGAAGACACCTACCGCGTGCTGACCGCGGTCGATGCCGCCGTGATGGTCATCGACGCGGCGAAGGGCGTCGAGGCGCAGACGATCAAGCTGCTCGAAGTGTGCCGCCTGCGCAACACGCCGATCATCACCTTCGTGAACAAGATGGACCGCGAAGTGCGCGAGACCTTCGATCTGCTGCAGGAGATCGAGTCCGTGCTGAAGATCGATTGCGCGCCGATCACCTGGCCGATCGGCATGGGCAAGACTTTCCGCGGCGTCTATCACCTGCTCGAAGACCGCGTGCTGCGCTTCGCCGCCGGCGAGGAAAAGCGCACCGAGGCCGAAGTCATCAAGGGCATCGCCAACGCTCAGCTCGACGAGCTCTTTCCGCTCGAAGTCGGCAAGTTGCGCGAGGAAGTCGACCTGATCCAGGGCGCTTCGCCCCCGTTCTCGCTCGGCGACTTCCTCGCCGGCAAGCAGACGCCGGTGTTCTTCGGCTCGGGTATCAACAACTTCGGCGTGCAGGAAATCCTGCAGGCGCTGCTCGACTGGGCGCCGCCGCCGCAACCGCGCGACGCGGGCAGCCGCCAGGTGCAGCCGGCCGAGGCGCCGTTCACCGGCTTCGTGTTCAAGATCCAGGCGAACATGGACCCGAAGCACCGCGACCGCATCGCCTTCTTCCGCATCTGCTCGGGCCGCTACAGCTCGGGCATGAAGGTCAAGCACGTGCGCGCGGGCCGCGACATGAAACTCGCCAATGCGCTGACCTTCATGGCCAACGAGCGCGTGTTGATGGACGACGGCGTGGCCGGCGACATCATCGGCATCCACAACCATGGCCAGCTCCACATCGGCGATACGCTCACCGAAGGCGAGAACCTCGGCTACAAGGGCATCCCCTACTTCTCGCCGGAACTCTTCAGTGCCGCGCGCCTGCGCGACCCGCTGAAGTCCAAGCAACTGCAGAAGGGCCTGCAGGAGCTCGGCGAGGAAGGCGCGATCCAGGTCTTCGAGCAGGAAGGCGGCAACATGCTGCTCGGTGCGGTCGGCCAGCTGCAGTTCGAAGTCGTCGCGCAGCGCCTGAAGGACGAGTACAAGGTCGACGCGATCTTCGAGCCCTGCGACATCCACACCGCGCGCTGGCTGTCCTTCCCGGACGAGGTCACGCGCCGCAACTTCGAGCGCGAGCAGGCGATGCGCATCGGCAAGGACGTCGATGGCAACCCCGTGTACCTCGCGACCAGCCGCTACAACCTCGAAGTCACGATGGAAAAGTGGCCCAAGGTCGCCTTCCACGCGACGCGCGAGCACGGGCAAAAAGTCAGCTGA
- a CDS encoding TerC family protein, with protein MPEFLTDPQLIIAFFTLTMLELVLGIDNIIFISILVDKLPPERRAMARRLGLFLAMFMRLGLLSVLAWLAGLDSALFGLFGHGFSARDLILVGGGLFLLWKSTGEIHQLLEGEEGEASSAVKATFSAVIMQIIVIDLVFSLDSIITAIGMVSNLGVMMSAVVASVGLMMVASAPIGNFVSNHPTVKMLALSFLMVVGVVLVAEGFGQHVSKGYIYFAMAFSVTVEMLNIRMRKRAAHPVVLHEPYVADQAAETKR; from the coding sequence ATGCCCGAATTCCTGACCGATCCTCAGCTCATCATCGCGTTCTTCACCCTTACGATGCTGGAGCTGGTGCTGGGGATCGACAACATCATCTTCATTTCGATCCTGGTCGACAAGCTGCCGCCCGAGCGCCGCGCGATGGCGCGCCGGCTGGGCCTCTTCCTCGCGATGTTCATGCGCCTCGGGCTGCTGTCGGTCCTCGCATGGCTCGCCGGACTCGATTCGGCGCTGTTTGGACTGTTCGGCCACGGCTTCTCGGCGCGCGACCTGATCCTGGTCGGCGGCGGTCTGTTCCTGCTGTGGAAGAGCACCGGCGAGATCCACCAACTGCTCGAAGGCGAGGAGGGTGAGGCCTCGAGCGCCGTGAAGGCGACCTTCAGTGCGGTGATCATGCAGATCATCGTCATCGACCTGGTGTTCTCGCTCGACTCGATCATCACGGCGATCGGCATGGTCAGCAACCTCGGCGTGATGATGTCCGCAGTCGTCGCCTCGGTCGGCCTGATGATGGTCGCCTCGGCGCCGATCGGCAACTTCGTGTCGAACCACCCGACCGTGAAAATGCTCGCGCTGTCCTTCCTAATGGTCGTCGGCGTCGTGCTGGTCGCCGAAGGCTTCGGGCAGCACGTGTCGAAGGGTTACATCTATTTCGCGATGGCCTTCTCGGTCACCGTCGAGATGCTTAACATCCGGATGCGCAAGCGTGCCGCCCATCCGGTCGTGCTGCACGAGCCCTACGTCGCCGATCAAGCCGCGGAGACGAAGCGCTGA
- a CDS encoding TonB-dependent siderophore receptor has translation MRRLPRLPLLLLAATCAACEAHAGDDPYFEELPQVLSASRMPQALNEAPGAVTVIDRELIAATGYRDLARLLRLVPGMQVGQERGHAQWVTYHGLSNDFPTEMQVLIDGRSVITPSAFGGVDWSALPLTLDEIDRIEVVRGTNASGFGANAFLGVINIITRDSAEDQGTRVTVRAGDDRLADAEARWSGGSGPLTLRMNAASRHDQGFRGLHDTLNRETLALRGDLQVSPQDAVLLRIAATDARRGEGYADSVFGNNAPRTTDSRDHTLHLQWQHTPGADSEWLVNYYRNHERIRDAWFASAPPFFPAVPLDRNRSSMRDDLEVQHRLAPHDDLHFVWGAEARRDEVDAPFLFYDGNPDPQNLFRLFGNVEWRVRETLSFNAGGAQEKYSGAPSTFSPRLFANWQASPTDTLRAGYARAYRQQIPFELFGDIRAIDPASGAVLVRPFLPNPDLGQTRIDSLELGYLGRFPSLHMTLDVRLFSERIRDFIVRVPQPDPTPAPLLSSFLGSTRYENLDSPVMVRGLEYQLVAQPRVGTELRLAHTLLAPRSHQSAIEDRSAPYTASLSWLQDWAPGWKSMLSVLRIGSLAGGDGYVPRFRYLSRPYTTVDANLSHTTRVGRHDVQFALTALNLGPRHQEIADRTEQAASGGTKPVNRANRIVYATATFGFD, from the coding sequence ATGCGCCGCCTGCCCCGCCTCCCCCTGCTGCTGCTCGCCGCGACCTGTGCCGCGTGCGAGGCGCACGCCGGCGACGATCCCTATTTCGAGGAGCTGCCGCAGGTGCTCAGCGCCTCGCGCATGCCGCAAGCGTTGAACGAGGCGCCCGGCGCGGTCACGGTGATCGACCGCGAACTGATCGCCGCGACCGGCTACCGCGACCTCGCGCGCCTGCTGCGCCTGGTGCCCGGCATGCAAGTCGGGCAGGAGCGCGGGCATGCGCAATGGGTGACCTACCACGGCCTGTCGAACGATTTCCCGACCGAGATGCAGGTGCTGATCGACGGCCGCTCGGTGATCACGCCGAGCGCCTTCGGCGGCGTCGACTGGAGCGCGCTGCCGCTGACGCTGGACGAGATCGACCGCATCGAGGTCGTGCGCGGCACCAACGCGAGCGGCTTCGGCGCGAACGCCTTTCTCGGCGTGATCAACATCATCACGCGCGACAGTGCCGAAGACCAGGGCACGCGCGTGACGGTTCGCGCCGGTGACGACCGCCTGGCCGACGCCGAGGCGCGCTGGAGCGGCGGCAGCGGGCCCCTGACTTTGCGCATGAATGCGGCGAGCCGGCATGACCAGGGTTTCCGCGGCCTGCACGACACGCTCAACCGCGAGACGCTGGCCTTGCGCGGCGACCTGCAGGTGTCGCCGCAGGATGCGGTACTGCTTCGTATCGCGGCGACCGACGCCCGGCGGGGCGAAGGCTACGCGGACTCCGTTTTCGGCAACAACGCGCCGCGCACGACCGACAGCCGGGACCACACGCTGCACCTGCAATGGCAGCACACGCCGGGCGCCGACAGCGAGTGGCTGGTGAACTACTACCGCAACCACGAGCGCATCCGCGACGCGTGGTTCGCCTCCGCACCGCCGTTCTTCCCGGCCGTGCCGCTCGACCGCAACCGCAGCAGCATGCGCGACGACCTCGAGGTGCAGCACCGCCTCGCGCCGCATGACGACCTGCACTTCGTGTGGGGCGCCGAAGCCCGGCGCGACGAGGTCGACGCGCCCTTCCTGTTCTACGACGGCAACCCCGACCCGCAAAACCTCTTCCGCCTCTTCGGCAACGTCGAATGGCGCGTCCGCGAGACGCTGAGCTTCAACGCAGGCGGCGCACAGGAGAAGTATTCGGGGGCGCCATCGACCTTCAGCCCGCGCCTCTTCGCGAACTGGCAAGCGTCGCCGACCGACACGCTGCGCGCCGGCTACGCCCGCGCCTACCGCCAGCAGATTCCGTTCGAGCTTTTCGGCGACATCCGCGCGATCGATCCCGCGAGCGGGGCGGTGCTGGTGCGTCCCTTCCTGCCCAACCCGGATCTCGGCCAGACGCGCATCGACAGCCTCGAACTGGGCTACCTCGGCCGCTTCCCTTCGCTGCACATGACGCTCGACGTGCGTCTCTTCAGCGAGCGCATCCGCGACTTCATCGTGCGCGTGCCGCAGCCAGACCCGACGCCGGCGCCGCTGCTGTCGTCCTTCCTCGGTTCGACGCGCTACGAGAACCTCGATTCGCCGGTGATGGTCCGCGGCCTGGAGTACCAGCTCGTCGCGCAACCGCGCGTAGGGACAGAACTGCGGCTCGCGCACACGCTGCTCGCCCCGCGCAGCCACCAGTCCGCCATCGAGGACCGCAGCGCCCCCTATACTGCAAGCCTGAGCTGGCTGCAGGACTGGGCGCCGGGCTGGAAGAGCATGCTGAGCGTACTGCGCATCGGCTCGCTCGCGGGCGGCGACGGCTACGTGCCGCGCTTCCGCTACCTGTCTCGCCCCTACACGACGGTCGACGCCAATCTCAGCCATACGACCCGCGTCGGCCGCCACGACGTGCAATTCGCGCTGACCGCGCTGAACCTCGGTCCGCGCCATCAGGAAATTGCGGATCGTACCGAACAAGCGGCGAGCGGTGGCACGAAGCCCGTCAATCGCGCCAATCGCATCGTGTACGCGACGGCCACATTCGGATTCGACTGA
- a CDS encoding DOMON-like domain-containing protein produces the protein MQAFVLQPHPDTRDTPVKAISVTFSRGRDGALTLRYRIIGGIDGIRVPAARSPAQADGLWAHTCCEAFIGAAGSTAYREFNFSPSSEWAVYDFDDYRLQRDKAPGPVAAPGITSRSEGGELLLEAAIEAAALPAGNLLQLGLSAVIETTEGALSYWALRHPSERPDFHHRDAFTLTLSQASR, from the coding sequence ATGCAAGCATTCGTCCTACAACCCCACCCCGACACGCGAGACACGCCGGTCAAGGCCATCAGCGTGACGTTTTCGCGCGGGCGCGACGGCGCATTGACGCTGCGCTACCGCATCATCGGCGGGATCGACGGGATCCGCGTGCCCGCGGCGCGTTCACCCGCGCAGGCGGACGGGCTGTGGGCTCACACCTGCTGCGAGGCCTTCATCGGTGCTGCCGGCAGCACGGCCTACCGCGAATTCAACTTCTCGCCGTCCAGCGAATGGGCGGTCTACGACTTCGACGACTATCGGCTGCAGCGCGACAAGGCGCCTGGGCCGGTGGCGGCGCCCGGGATCACCTCGCGGAGCGAAGGCGGCGAGCTGCTGCTCGAAGCCGCGATCGAGGCCGCCGCGCTGCCCGCCGGCAACCTGCTGCAGCTCGGATTGTCGGCAGTCATCGAAACGACCGAGGGCGCGTTATCCTATTGGGCCCTGCGCCACCCCTCCGAGCGCCCCGACTTTCACCACCGCGACGCCTTCACCTTGACGCTGTCCCAGGCGTCGCGCTGA
- a CDS encoding exo-beta-N-acetylmuramidase NamZ domain-containing protein → MTIRFGLDRLLQDPALRRPLAGRRVALLAHPASVTRELTHSLDALAALPELQLTAAFGPQHGLRGDKQDNMVESPDFTDPVHGIPVFSLYGEVRRPTDAMMDTFDVLLVDLQDLGCRIYTFITTLRYVLEAAAHHKKAVWVLDRPNPAGRPVEGLMLREGWESFVGAGQMPMRHGLTMGELARWFVATLGLDVECEVIAMEGWQPDAAPGYGWPLGERSWVNPSPNAPNLSMARAYAGTVMLEGTTLSEGRGTTRPLELFGAPDIDARAIRTEMQRLAPHWLAGCVLRECWFEPTFHKHAGKLCSGLQIHVEDPAHYDHAAFRPWRLQALAFKALRRLQPDYAIWRDFTYEYEHDRLAIDLINGSPLLRTWVDDPAAMPDDLDALTAPNEAAWLDARAPFLIYP, encoded by the coding sequence ATGACTATCCGGTTCGGACTCGACCGCCTGCTCCAAGACCCCGCGCTGCGCCGCCCGCTCGCCGGCCGCCGCGTCGCGCTGCTCGCCCACCCCGCCTCCGTCACGCGCGAGCTCACGCACTCGCTCGACGCGCTCGCGGCGCTGCCCGAGCTCCAGCTCACCGCCGCCTTCGGCCCCCAGCACGGGCTGCGCGGCGACAAGCAGGACAACATGGTCGAGTCGCCGGACTTCACCGACCCGGTGCACGGCATCCCCGTCTTCAGCCTCTACGGCGAGGTGCGCCGGCCGACCGACGCGATGATGGATACCTTCGACGTGCTGCTCGTCGACCTGCAGGACTTGGGCTGCCGTATCTACACCTTCATCACGACGCTGCGCTACGTGCTCGAGGCCGCGGCGCACCACAAGAAGGCCGTGTGGGTGCTCGACCGTCCGAACCCGGCCGGCCGCCCGGTCGAAGGCCTGATGTTGCGCGAGGGCTGGGAGAGCTTCGTCGGCGCGGGCCAGATGCCGATGCGTCACGGGCTGACGATGGGCGAGCTCGCGCGCTGGTTCGTCGCGACACTCGGGCTCGACGTCGAGTGCGAGGTGATCGCGATGGAAGGCTGGCAGCCGGACGCCGCGCCGGGTTACGGTTGGCCGCTGGGCGAGCGGAGCTGGGTCAATCCGAGCCCGAACGCGCCGAACCTCTCGATGGCGCGCGCCTACGCCGGCACCGTGATGCTCGAAGGCACGACGCTGTCCGAGGGCCGCGGCACGACGCGCCCGCTGGAGCTCTTCGGCGCGCCCGACATCGACGCGCGCGCGATCCGCACCGAGATGCAGCGCCTCGCGCCCCACTGGCTCGCGGGCTGCGTGCTGCGCGAGTGCTGGTTCGAGCCGACCTTCCACAAGCATGCCGGCAAGCTCTGCAGCGGCCTGCAGATCCACGTCGAGGACCCGGCGCATTACGACCACGCCGCCTTCCGCCCATGGCGCCTGCAGGCGCTGGCGTTCAAGGCGCTGCGCCGGTTGCAGCCGGACTATGCGATCTGGCGCGATTTTACGTACGAATACGAACACGATCGGCTCGCCATCGACCTGATCAACGGCAGTCCGCTGCTGCGCACCTGGGTCGACGATCCGGCCGCGATGCCCGACGACCTCGATGCCCTGACCGCCCCCAACGAGGCGGCTTGGCTGGACGCGCGCGCACCCTTCCTGATTTATCCTTGA